From Citricoccus sp. SGAir0253, a single genomic window includes:
- the tmk gene encoding dTMP kinase, translating into MFIAFEGGDGSGKSTQARLLVEALREAGYDVLPTREPGGTPVGERLRSLVLDPGHAPIDPVTEALVFAASRSAHVRQLLRPALEAGRVVVTDRYVDSSVAYQGAGRDLGTRRVAELNEWATDGLHPDLTVLLDVDTATAAARRAAREASPGGAGPDRMEAEPEAFHERIRQAFLERAATDPGRYLVIDRALPVPEIAAAVLAHVTGLLESRESSGATAAEDTAAETAAAEDAAAEDAAHAAEGSRP; encoded by the coding sequence CTGTTCATCGCCTTCGAGGGCGGGGACGGCTCCGGCAAGTCCACCCAGGCCCGGCTGCTGGTCGAGGCCCTGCGCGAGGCCGGGTACGACGTGCTGCCCACCCGCGAGCCGGGCGGCACCCCGGTCGGCGAGCGGCTGCGCTCGCTCGTGCTGGACCCGGGGCACGCCCCGATCGACCCGGTCACCGAGGCCCTCGTCTTCGCCGCCTCCCGCTCCGCCCACGTGCGCCAGCTGCTGCGCCCGGCGCTGGAGGCCGGCCGCGTGGTGGTCACGGACCGCTACGTCGACTCCTCGGTGGCCTACCAGGGCGCCGGGCGGGACCTCGGGACGCGGCGGGTGGCCGAGCTCAACGAGTGGGCCACGGACGGGCTGCACCCGGACCTGACGGTCCTGCTGGACGTGGACACCGCCACCGCGGCCGCGCGGCGCGCCGCCCGGGAGGCCTCCCCCGGCGGGGCCGGCCCGGACCGCATGGAGGCCGAGCCGGAGGCGTTCCACGAGCGCATCCGCCAGGCGTTCCTCGAGCGGGCCGCGACCGACCCAGGCCGCTACTTGGTCATCGATCGGGCCTTACCCGTCCCGGAGATCGCCGCCGCGGTGCTGGCGCACGTCACCGGGCTGCTGGAGTCCCGCGAATCCTCCGGGGCGACGGCGGCGGAGGACACCGCGGCCGAGACCGCCGCTGCCGAGGATGCCGCTGCCGAGGATGCCGCCCATGCTGCCGAGGGGAGCCGGCCATGA
- a CDS encoding DNA polymerase III subunit delta', producing MTTPAGTVPGTPAAPAPVWGDLAGQQAAVEQLSRAAAAERPTHAWLFTGPPGSGRSNAARAFAQALQCEVADPAGRGCGTCHACLTVAAGTHPDVKVLATENVTYRIDEVRELIALAQDRPVGGRWRIFIMEDADRMTERATNVLLKAIEEPPERTLWMLCAPSPADVLVTIRSRCRQVGLRIPSVESVAQLLVERDGLDPELALFAARASQSHVGMARRLARDEGARSRREAVVHLPLRIRATSDAVAMAKELVEVTQAEAAASAEVRNAEERRNLLRSLGLGEDEKVPPKLRHHVKRLEDAQAARNKRSVHDTLDRAMIDLTGLFRDVLALQLGTEAPLVNEHLRDELASYARSASPERTVARIDAVATARRRLAGNVPPLLALEAMATSFLPDRILDRRPPDHP from the coding sequence ATGACCACCCCCGCCGGGACCGTACCCGGCACCCCCGCCGCCCCCGCACCGGTCTGGGGCGACCTCGCCGGCCAGCAGGCGGCCGTGGAGCAACTCTCCCGCGCCGCGGCCGCCGAGCGGCCCACCCACGCGTGGCTGTTCACCGGCCCCCCGGGCTCGGGCCGCTCGAACGCCGCGCGGGCCTTCGCCCAGGCACTGCAGTGCGAGGTGGCGGACCCGGCCGGGCGCGGCTGCGGGACGTGCCACGCGTGCCTGACCGTGGCCGCCGGGACCCACCCGGACGTCAAGGTCCTGGCCACCGAGAACGTCACCTACCGGATCGACGAGGTCCGCGAGCTCATCGCGCTGGCCCAGGACCGGCCGGTCGGCGGGCGGTGGCGCATCTTCATCATGGAGGACGCCGACCGCATGACGGAGCGGGCCACCAACGTGCTGCTCAAGGCGATCGAGGAGCCGCCCGAGCGGACCCTGTGGATGCTGTGCGCCCCGTCCCCGGCGGACGTGCTGGTGACCATCCGCTCGCGCTGCCGCCAGGTGGGGCTGCGCATCCCCTCCGTGGAGTCCGTGGCGCAGCTGCTCGTGGAGCGCGACGGCCTGGACCCGGAGCTGGCCCTGTTCGCCGCCCGCGCCTCCCAGTCGCACGTGGGCATGGCCCGGCGGCTGGCCCGGGACGAGGGGGCCCGCTCCCGGCGGGAGGCCGTGGTGCACCTGCCCCTGCGGATCCGGGCGACCTCGGACGCGGTGGCCATGGCCAAGGAGCTCGTGGAGGTCACCCAGGCCGAGGCCGCCGCCTCCGCGGAGGTCCGCAACGCCGAGGAGCGCCGGAACCTGCTGCGCTCCCTGGGCCTGGGCGAGGACGAGAAGGTCCCGCCGAAGCTGCGCCACCACGTCAAGCGGCTCGAGGACGCGCAGGCGGCGCGGAACAAGCGCTCCGTCCACGACACCCTGGACCGGGCGATGATCGACCTGACCGGGCTGTTCCGGGACGTGCTGGCCCTGCAGCTGGGCACCGAGGCGCCGCTCGTGAACGAGCACCTGCGGGACGAGCTCGCCTCCTACGCCCGCTCCGCCTCCCCCGAGCGCACGGTGGCCCGGATCGACGCCGTGGCCACCGCCCGGCGGCGACTGGCCGGCAACGTGCCCCCGCTGCTGGCCCTGGAGGCGATGGCCACCAGCTTCCTGCCGGACCGCATCCTCGACCGCCGCCCGCCCGACCACCCCTGA